The following DNA comes from Halorhabdus tiamatea SARL4B.
GGGCCACTTGACGCGCGACCAGCTGTACGAACTGGCCTACGAGACCGCGACCCGGAGCGCATATCACGTCGAGTCCAACTCCGAAGGGCGGTGTATCGAAGTGACCCGGAACGTCCGCCGCGTCGACGGGGACTTCTCGCAGGTGCAATTGCTCTCCGGCCTCTCGGGATTCAAAGCCCCCGTCGCCTCGGCGGTTTTGACGGCGCTGGATCCCGAGCGCCACGCCGTAGTGGACACCCGCGTTTGGGCCGCCCTGGAGCGACTGGACTATCTCGACGGGCGCAAGGAGGACTTCGACGCCGCTGAGTACGTCGCGATGATCGCTCCCATTCGGGAGATCGCCGGGGAGACGGGCCATTCACCCGCGGAGGTCGGGTACGCGCTGTTCGCTTACGACGACCACGTCCGGGAGGGCACGCTTCACTGACGCTCGGGGATCGGGCCAGGCACGGACCGGGGGGCGAACGCTCTCTTGCCCTTACTCCGGGCCGGGTTCCTCGGGAGTCGAGTCGCCGCCGCGCAGTTTGACGGCGGCGAAGGCAACGGTTGCGAGCGCGGCGACACCGGCGATGAGTTTCATTTTCGAACGCATATCCCGTAGTTGGGCGGTCTAGGATATAAACCGGCGACCAGAGCTTCCGAGCCAGCAGTGCACCAGTGAGCCGCCGTTAGAGCGCACTCGGCGGCCTGGGCCGGCCGCAAGCGGAATTCTTAGGCCCGCCGATCACCCAGGACGGCTATGCGCGATCACTTCGAACTCCAGGCCTACGACGCCGGGGGACGACTCGGGGAGTTGACCGTCCCGCGGGCGGACGTCACCGTCGAGACGCCGGCCCTCTTGCCGGTCGTCAACCCCCACCACGAGACGATCGAACCCGGACGCCTCGAGGAGTTCGGAGCCGAGATGCTGATCACGAACAGCTACGTCATCTACGGGAGTGACGAGGTTCGAGAGCCCGCTCTCGAAGACGGCCTGCACGAACTGCTGGACTTTTCTGGCGCGATCATGACCGACTCGGGATCCTTCCAGCTCGCCGAGTACGGCGAAATCGACGTCACGAACACGGAGATCCTGGAGTTCCAGCGCGAGATCGGCTCGGATGTCGGGACGCCAGTAGACATCCCGACGCCGCCCGATGCCGACCGCGAGCAGGTCGAACGCGAGATGGAGACGACCCAGCATCGCCTCGACGCGGCCGCCGACTTCGACGCTGGCGAGATGCTCGTCAACGCACCGATCCAGGGAGCGACCTACCCCGACCTCCGCGAGCAGGCCGCCCGCGACGCCTACGCGACCGGACTCGACGTCTTCCCGATCGGCGCGATGGTGCCACTCATGAACGACTACCGCTACGGGGAGATGATCGACGCCGTCGCCGGGGCGAAACGTGGCCTGGGCGAGGACGCCCCGGTCCACCTCTTCGGCGCGGGCCACCCCATGATGTTCGCCCTCGCGGTCGCGGCCGGGTGTGAT
Coding sequences within:
- the tgtA gene encoding tRNA guanosine(15) transglycosylase TgtA; its protein translation is MRDHFELQAYDAGGRLGELTVPRADVTVETPALLPVVNPHHETIEPGRLEEFGAEMLITNSYVIYGSDEVREPALEDGLHELLDFSGAIMTDSGSFQLAEYGEIDVTNTEILEFQREIGSDVGTPVDIPTPPDADREQVEREMETTQHRLDAAADFDAGEMLVNAPIQGATYPDLREQAARDAYATGLDVFPIGAMVPLMNDYRYGEMIDAVAGAKRGLGEDAPVHLFGAGHPMMFALAVAAGCDLFDSAAYALYARDGRYLTVRGTEHLDEMEYFPCECPVCSAHTPAELREMDDDERTKLLAEHNLHVSFGEMRRIKGAIRQGNLLELVETRARAHPTMLDGYRALLEHVDQLEATDPASKDAFFYLSGESADRPEVRRHHERLARVSPPAELLLASDPDAHAGADAAVWAVEPPFGPVPRGLDQTYPLTAELPERLDDRAYRAAARGITRLAETSDADITLVDDGWPASALDILADSVDRSPASGE